The DNA sequence TGCTCCACATGTCTACAAAACCCGTTTTATTGATCTATAATAGTTCTCCTGGCACAGCAGGGAAGACCCCAAATGCTGCTGCGCTAGAACTCCCACCTGGAGACCCCAGGTTCAGCCGCCCCTACTCTAACCATAAAACCCTCTTGCCCATCATTAAAAAAACACGACTCTCCCTTTGGCAACTCGAAAGAGCAAAATGAAACATTCTCTTGGCACGGGGCAGAAGATTCAGCCTCAATCTTTGGCTGTGTGTTTGAAGCAGATCTTAGAAACCTTTGGCCTGAAGGAAGGATAAATTCACCCTCGTGGGCCTTCCCCCAAAAGATGGTCTTTCCTTTAGCACCAGAGTTTCATTTTCTGAGCCATTTTCATGCACCAGAAGTGGGAGGCTGTTTTGGCCTGGAGGGGCCTGACCTTTATCTAAGTCCACCCTGTGGGCCAGCCTTGATGTCAGGTGATTTATAGGTGGGCGGTCCCATCCACGGACCTATGGCggggcagttggggggggggagtgtctgtTTAGCCAGTGTATTCTGTGCGGTGCATGAATGGgcgaagcagcacccagcaggattggaccccaccccacccatcagcAGACATTGGCCAGTGGCACCAAATGTCAGCTGCCTGTGGTTTGGCCGGGCGGGTCTGGGGGAATGGCTTCATGCAAAAAAATTGGGCCCCTTGGCAGGAGGTTACAATGAATtcgggagaggggtggggaatcctTAGGGTGCAGCACAGCCGCATGACGACGGAGCGTGCCCAGGGGGTTCAGAATGCTGCACTGTTTGCTGGGGAGAGGGAACAGTGAAGACAGTGAAGGCTttttgtgagtgcctggaggcgatTGGagaatggatggcggctaatggattgaggttgaatcctgacaagacagaagtactgttcttgggggacagggggtgggctggtgtggaggactccctggtcctgaatggggtaactgtgcccctgaaggaccaagtcCGCAGCcttggagtcattttggactcacagctgtccatggaagcgcaggttaattctgtgtccagggcagctgtttaccagctccatctggtacacaggatgagaccctacctgcccgcagactgtttcgccagagtggtgcatgctctagttatctcccgcttggactactgcaatgtgttctccgtggggctacctttgaaggtgacccggaaactacaactaatccagaatgcggcagctagactggtgactgggagcggccgccgagaccacataacactggtcctgaaagacctacattggctcccagcacgtttccgagcacaattcaaagtgttggtgctgacctttaaatccctaaacggcctcagcccagtatacctgaaggagcatctccacccccattgttctgcccggacactgaggtccagctccgagggccttctggcagttccatcaCCACGAAAgcaaagggaaccaggcagagggccttctcggtagtggcgcccaccctgtggaacgccctcccatcagatgccaaagagataaacaactacctgacatttagaagacatctgaaggcagccctgtttagggaagtttttaatgtgtgacattttaatgtaatttcaatctttgttggaagccgcccagagcagctggggaaacccagccagatgggtggggtacaaataataaattattcttattcttcttattaCTATTACAGCATCTCCTTGAAAAGAGCATGGCTGACCGGCCTTTCGAACAGCAGCCCGCCAGATCGCAGGTCCCATTTTGATATGAAAAATGACCCTCCTATGAGAATTTGGCTTTGTCAATGGGGGTCAACAATGGGGACAAATGCACTGTGAGCTGAACTATGCCACAGATATTTAGAATAATCGAGTGCTTTTTTTGTCATTTTGGCTACACCAGTCGTTTGGTGGAGTTGCTAAGAGGTCAGCCGGGGCATGAATTTgggggcagccattccatcagacaGCCTCGGTAGAAGAGACAGGAGGCAGGACTCATTTCATTGGCTTCCCTGGAGGCCCACCCACCTCCGTCAGGCATCTGCTGCCCCTGAACTGCACCCAACTGGTCATTGTAGGAACCACTGTTTAAGAATAGGTGGTTGAGTTTGAttgtttcctcttccctcccctgcccctgccccttgtGTGtcgtgttgttgctgttgtattCTAGATTGTAAACCTGTGGGCAGGGATTGTCTTGTTTTGACTGATTGTATACAAGACGCTCTgcaagcctttttggctgaagagaagGGTAGAAGTGgtctaaataataaatgaatgtgAGAGTACGAATATTGCTTTGGAAGCAGCACGGCCTGCTTGCTTCTGTGCCGTCTTCAACATGCATAGTTGCAATCAGataattgttattttaaaaactaaGCCTACAGTGTTCTCTCTGCTCTAGCCTATTGAAAATCTGTCCTACACTTTCAAATGTTTGGAGCAAGGGAGCATGAACAACAGAGTTTATTCCATAGTTCCTGTTTTTTCATTACTGAAGGATAGTTTAATGCAGCGAAGTTCAATTTTGAAGACTTGGCCTTGAAGCTTGCAAGGGTGACTATGGGCAAATGTTTATGGGATGGCCTTTGTAATTTACCCCATGAGGATGGATGACAGCATTGTATTGATATGATGCATAATTCCTTTTTCGGAACCACTGAAAATTTAGAAGCCCCGGGAATATCAGGTTGGAGTTGGAAAAGCCACTCTGCAAAATCCAACCTCCTCCTTGCCTCTGTGAGCAGACCAACAGATGCGTATATTCTACAGCTCAGACTAGAATTGTCTCCTTTTCAGACATTGAAGAGGGTTTTGTGAAGCTCCTGCGGGCAATCGTTGAATGGACAGTGTCCTCACTCAGCGCATTGGCCAGCCTGGACAGGACAGTCACCTTAAACTTTTTGAAATCTTGGCCCATGAAGACATAAAGAACAGGGTTCATGCAACTGTTGGAAACAGCAATGGCCGTGACAATTGGTATTCCATTCTCAAGGATGGTTTTGCTGAGAAAGTGGTGCTGGGTTTCCATGAGGTTGAGCACATGGTATGGGCACCAACAGAAGAAGAAAGTCATTATAATGGCAATGATGATTCTCAAGGGCTTTTTGGACTTGGCGAGGCGGTTTCTTTTCAGGCGGGCAATAATGATAATGTAACACACTGTGATGACAGTCATTGGTACTATGAAACCAGCCAGGAACCGCAGGATGGTGACCGTCTTATGCCTCTTATCGCCTAGATGGTGGTGAGTTGAAAGGCTGGACAAAGAGTAGTTGTTAAAACAAATGACACGGTCTTGATACATTGCTGTGTCCCGAAAAAGAAGGGCGGGAGAACTCAACAGAAAGCCAAGAACCCAGATGAGGGCACACAGGAACCAAGCAATCTTAGGATTCCGGTGGTTTTGAGACCAGACTGGAAAAGCCACTGAGATGCAGCGATCGATGCTGATCATGGTCAACAAGAACACACTGGTGTACATATTGAGAATAAGAAGGAAGGTGTTGACCTTACACATTCCTTTGCCGAAGACCCAATGGTAGCCCATGGCAGTGTAGGCAATGTTCAAGGGCAGGAAGACATTGAAGAGGAAGTCGGCCACCGCCAAATTAAGGAACCAGATGGCATTGACCGACTTCTTCATCTTGAGCGTGATGACAGCAATGACCAAGCCGTTGCCCAGGAGGCCCAGAATGCAAGTGACTGTGAAGATTAGGAGAGCAAAGATCCGAGTGATGAATGTAAAGTCTTGGGCTGGTTCCTTTGTCCGATGGCTTTCATCGGTGGTGATGTAGTAGTCGTCACTGTAGTAGCGGCTTGAATCATCATAGTAGTCCGTAAAATTATAAGGTAGATCCATGACCTGTTGGAACACAGATTGGTGAAAAAGTTAACTTTGTGCAAGCACCACTTGCAGAGCAGACTCCAAACgggaggagcagagacagctGGAGCCCCCTAAATTTGGCCCTGGCGGTAGACTCCTGGAATgattggggagagggaggagcccTATTCAAGCAATGCtacttgtgggatgtaaaacgcaggagcagtcaaatgcaacattgctagagtggacatagaaagggaactctaggccagccagtcggaactcgctgtcTCCCCTGGGCTGGGTTGgatttcctctgtgtaactggagatgggtgtggtctcacctgggcagattaacacaaaaccacagggaccacactccatcttcctctctcttttggacGCCGTTCTCAAAGGAACAACATCGCTAtgagccaagagaacacaaaggggctgtttttcccttatggaacagtctcctgagtaaatgttacttttactaagtttaagtctactgtctgggatccaattgtgaacagatgatttctcgtgagtaaacgttttatgcttttatagaagactgtgtagtgtcttattttgagagggactaatggggaaaataccaggacatttattacagaggttttaacaaacctgagcaagctatctgctgcgtgtgtgtgtttaaaaggggaatgagaactctgctaatttctgggacttgtaaacgcgagttggaataggatatctcaAACAACataccctctcctgcatcccaaaacattcccacactactTGCGTGCAGTGCCTCTATGCAAGTGGGGATGGGCCCTCTAAGGTCTAACAGCCATGCCCCTCTCTGCACATGTTGGAGGGCGAAGTTTGGAGGAAAGCACAAAGGAAGCAGCAGGCCCACTCCTCCCTGCTTGCCCCGATCACCTGCATGTTGCCTGCATAGGTGAACATGATGCTTGAACAGGTTTAAAGACTGCAGCTGTAGACAAGAGAGGCTAACTGAcaaaggagaggaagagttgtAGTAAGGgccggctcaagacattttgctacccgttgcaaaggacaagatggaacAAGATACGCACAGTAAAATGCTTCATGGGAGATATTTGTAAGGTAAGAGGAGCATCGTGTGCTGGTTGGCTAAGGGTGGAGTGTGACAGCTGGGAAAAGGTTGTGGGGAAAGAGTGAGAGGGGTTttagggggagaaggagaagggtggTTGATGTGGGTCCTGAGGATTAGGGGGTAGGATTAGCATTAGGGTTTGCATTAGGAATAGCGTTTTAATTATATGTTAAAATACAAAGTATCCAAACACAGGTATTAGAAACAAATCACATAAGAAGCTGATGTATTCAGCTTTTACTAGAGTAATAAAGTTTTGCTGTTCCAAGCACGTCCCATATTTGGCCAAGCTATCAAGAGATAATGGTGTTTTTATGGTGGCAACAGAACACCAGTAATTAGGAAATTGCTTGATGTTTTTGAAGGCCAGGACTGGGAGCcttctatttatttactgcattgccctaagatcccagggtgggttacagaattaaaacacaatattaaaaaccaattaaagcaaCTTGCAGCCGTAAAAGTAAAGCGGGTGCTAAAAATGCATGCCTCAAAATAATTTTGCAAAAGGAAGTAAGAGTATTGCAGAGAAGGTATACCGGTTTTACTGCATATAAGACTGGAAGATAGAAGACTGCAGATATCCAATGAAGATTCCAAGCCCTACATTCCTGGACTTCCTTCCACAATATTGTCATTTTCAAGCCACACACAATCAGCTCTCTCACTCTCGTTATCAGTGCTTGTGAAACTTTGAGTTCATTGGAAGTTTATCTGGAGATTTTCCATGGAAATATATAAACATGTGAATCTACCTTTTACTGAGTTAGACCACTGTTCCGTCTAGTACAGCACTTTTCTGAGTCTTCCTGCATACAATTCTATGTTTGTATGTGTCCTGTCCGTtggtgctgggaactgaacctgggacaatACAAAACAGACGCTCAGTCCAAAATCAATCAGGGAAGTCAAGATGTCCCGAAGGACACCTTTCTCACCGCTGCATATTTCTCTTCGCAATGCACAGAGGAGTGTTGGGAGTGTTCTAGATAAAGGACATAAGGAGATTAGTGTGGCTTTTCCTTTGCCCTGGAGTGGTTTACAATTCAGATGATGATAACTAATGGCATCATTTGCAATATTCAAAACTGATGTCAAAGACAACAGAGATCCGCGTATGAAAGTGGTATTGCAGCCTGACCAAAAACCCAACAGTGTGGTTGGGAAAGTGAGTCAGGATAAAGCTTTCTAATTTACAGCACTTTCCCTTTTGTCTCTGGCCGAATTCTGGGCTGAGACCAGTGAAGTTTTTCAGGTGCAGAGACGCAGTTCTCCATGCCCACAGGGGGTTATTGACCTCTTATTTAATTAAGTCCTGCTGAGTTTGAGGGCCCCGGTGCCAGCCTTACAGTGCCACCCTATTTctgcttactcagaaataagccccactatATTTTCTGTGTTCCTGAGCAGTTGTCCTTTTTAATGGACTCATTAGAGCAGTGGTGTCCaatcttttttcaaagagggccagatctgATGAAGTGGAGGGCCGActgtagttgttgagcttttttttttttaagattgaagTAATTGAGCTTTCttaagggttgaagttgttgagttcTTTTAGGATTTTATCCCAGGatataaactgccacaggggccggattaggcccctgaaacagactttggacatgcctgctttggAGGGTGTCTTGAAAGGAAGCTGTGAAGAAAGAAGGGGTTGCCATGGTTTATAGCCCCATCATCTCCCCCATCCCACAATTTTGCAGTTTCTGGCAATGTCAGGGTAAAGCCCAAGAAAAGCCCCCAGTGCCTACTTGGCAAGGTAGGAAGGCTGGCTGTCGTTCCTCTGCCTTGTCAGAGTTCGCCAGAGTTCTTCTCTCACCCACAAGGCTGCCTCAGCACATTTGCTGAACCACCCAGACAGTGTGTCCCAAATTAGAAGCCTCCAACTTCCTGACTCAGCTGCTGCCCACCATCCGGGGCAGACACCATGTTAGCAGCAGCGAGAAACAAGCAGGCAGCCAGAATACCCGTGTCACGAGGCCAGGGAATAACTCCAACCAACATGTTTTACAGTGGAGCAGCACAAAACAGGCTATCGAAGCGGCATTTTCAGTCTGTGTGCCAAAAGGAGCCTTCTTGCCTCCGAGATTTCAGTGCCAATGAAAAAGACAAAACACTTGGTTGCCTGTGAATTGTAAGGCAGAGAGCATCCATTGCACAAATGGACTGatcttctcctccaccccctacTTTTTATTCTGTAATCTACCCCATGATTTGTAATCCCCCATGATTTGTAGTAGGGTTGGGCTGCATtttaatgtacggaagtgagagctggaccataaagaaggctgatcgccgaagaattgatgcttttgaattatggtgctggaggagactcttgagagtcccatggactgcaagaagatcaaacttatccatccttaaagaaatcagccctgagtggtcactggaaggacagatcctgaagctgaggctccagtactttggctacctcatgagaagagaagactccctagaaaagaccctgatgttgggaaagatggagggcacaaggagaaggggacgacagaggatgagatggttggacagtgttctcgaagctactaacatgagtttggccaaactgcgagaggcagtgaaggataggcgtgcctggcgtgctctggtccatggggtcacgaagagtcggacacgactgaacgactgaacaacaacaacaattcacacGTCCCTAAACAACACGAGAAGGGGAACTACAGCTATCCTTTAACAttcacacatagaatcatagaattgtggtgttggaagggaccctgaggaccatcttgTCTTACCCCCTGCAAGCAGGAAAATGCTGgcccaagtcacccagtgaacttcatggctgagcagggatttggacactgcccccccccccggtcctacTTAGttcagtgggtggtgctgtggtctaaaccactgagcctcttgggcttgccggtcagaaggtgggcggttcaaatccctgcgacggggtgagctcccattgctctgtcccagctcctgccaacctagcagttcgaaagcatgccagtgcaagtagataaataggtaccactgtggtgggaaagtaaacggggtttccatgcgctctggcactcgtcatggcattttgttgtgccagaagcagtgaAGTCATgctgactcagaaagctgtctgtggacaaacaccagctcccttggcatgaaagagagatgagcgctgcaaccccatagttgccttagactggacttaaccatccaggggtcctttacctttacattttacttagttcagcactctaaccacatCAACACACGGGCATCTCCACCCCAAAGTCAAACTTTATCATATCCAAGGCTGGCCAACTTACCTTGGCACCTGGGAGTAAAAACCCACTAATAATAAATTAAAGAACTGACAATTTGCAGCTCTTCCATCATGCCCCTCTCTGTTTTCTGGTGAGGCTGGCCTTCCCTCGATCCTTCCCAAGCTAGATGGAGGGCCTTTTCCTTAACTAGTTAAAGCACAAGCCTGTCTCAACCTGTCACTTCTGCACCTGCACTTTCCGGAGTGGGGAGGGATGGGGTGCAGTGACGTAGTGTTGGGGGTGCCAGGGGGCCGTGGCCCTGGGCACACGTAAGAGGCTGTAAACCAGGTGCTCCCCACAGAGATCCAGCCCATGTGCACCTGCCCATTGGTGGGTGAGGGTTGGGGAGTGTGGAGGATACTCTTCAACCTCCGTGCCGCACCCCTGCCTGGCGCGTGAGCCACCCCACAGCCTGAGCCACCCCACACCCCGGGCACTGGCAGACAGTGCTGTGCCCCTGATGGGGTGGAAGCAGAAAGGTACCAACATCAGAACTTGAAAGCAACAAGCCGGAATAAGCACGCAAAGAGACTTTGTCATTGGAGTTTGGCTGCGAGGCAGTCCGGGCATGTAATTAACGGCAATCGCAAGCAGATGTGGAAAGAACATCTGTCTGGAGGTCTTACACTCCCACTGGCTGGCCTGGATTCCTAACGCTGCTCATAAAAGCCCAGCGGCTAACGGGGTGGTTCCTTTCCCAAAGTCAGAGATGGCTCTGTTCCTTCCTGGATGGAACTTGATGCAGGCAGCAGCCTTTGCTCCTCGCAGCCAGCTGCTTTCAGACTTTCTGCCGTCAAATGCTTCGTACTTAGACATTAAAGCATGGAGATAGCACGTCTCCAGCAGTTACATCACCTTCCGTACTGAATGAGCCTTTGTATTTTTTTTGGCCCTCGTGGAAGAGTCCATAACATTATACAGATCTCTGGTGTGGCTGCCTTGGGAACACTGTGTACagctctggttgcctcacctcagaaGGGGTGTTGGAGAAAGTTCAGGAAAGGGCCACCATAATGATCAAAACCACCTAGCCCAACACCCTGTTCTCGCAGCAGCTAACCaggtgagaaacctgcaagcaggacccgagcccaAGAGcgacactctcccctcctgtggcttccagcaactggtattttcagaagcattgctgcctccaactgtggagacagaggagGGCCACCACAGCAAGCCTTCTCCATTCATAGTCTCTCATATACATGGGCTGCGGAGCTAAAGAAGGCAGGCTTTCATAGGTGAGCTTCAAATAAACAGGAAATGCCGCATTTGATTGCAGGCCTATAATTTAGCTCAATTACGGGGTTATGGGGGGAATCCATTAGTCAGAAGAAACTGAATGGTGAATGGTTTTTTAAGGCAAATATCTATCCAAAGGCAACCACCTTTCAAGATATGGCAGCACCTTAAAgacatttattatggcatcagCCAGGGCCCATTTTGTTGGCTACATCTCATCCTTGGAAAGATGAAGTAGGCCTGAAGTTTGAATTCCCCACGCCCAAAGCCAGAAGGGATGAGATCCTTACATGGATGAAAAGAGAGAAGTGGAAAAAAGTACAAAGCATTATAGGaattcaaatatagaataaatgttgataactgaaacaaaataaaaaataaaaaaaatccttctagtaccaccttagagaccaactaagtttgttcatggtatgagcttttgtgtgcacgcacacttcttcagatacactgaaattggattattatctcattatacatgacaaagctatctttagccatctcaccatttgctttttcctgtaagaccaattgcagtcgttaacagtcatcaacaggttttccacacctatcagcccatcacccattcccaccacccttctgagtaatacccctcctcactctctcactatatataagggtctggtgacttctgtttcagtgtatctgaataagtgtccatgcacacaaaagctcataccaagaacaaacttagttggtctctaaggtgatactggaaatatttttttttattttgttttgactatggcagaccaacacggctacctacctgtaactgttgataactgcacaaggtaaacacacatacataagtacCAGTATATAGACCACATGTCTAAAACAGTACAGGAAAGCAATCCCAAAGCCATCTTCTAAGGACTCTgaatatttcctctgcctccttaatcCCCCTTGCCCGAGAAAACGTAGGCAGATAGCAATCAGGGGAAGTATctgaagggattcctctcctatatctatGAACCTCCTTTGCATTAATTGTCATTTTTGCCCAGATGCTCCGCATTGAGCGACGTCTGGTGGGCATCCTGGTTGTCTTATCAAATGCAAGTGTTTTGTCTAAACTGTGTCTGGAACTATGAATCTGGAATCCTCAGGAATATCACACCttggcctgcctgagccacagtaaccccaccttaaaggtaaaggtaaagggacccctgaccatcaggtccagtcgtgtccgactctggggttgcggcgctcatctcgctctataggccaagggagccggcgtttgtccacagacagcttccgggtcatgtggccagcatgacaaagccgcttctggcaaaccagagcagcgcacggaaacgccgtttaccttcccgctggagcggtccctatttatctacttgcactttgatgtgctttcgaactgctaggtgggcaggagctgggaccgagcaacgggagctcaccccatggcagggattcgaaccgccgaccttctgatcagcaagccctagactctgttgtttaacccacagcgccacctgggtccctaacccCACCTTATGTGTCATGCAATTTCTGTTTGTAGAGGGGGTGTCCACCATGCCAAAATGCAAACCCtttaaaagagatgtttcttcttggttctgggtcaatcttgcctccttgctaggaggggagggaactccgttgcaacagaaaaataaagatctgccttgctttcactgcatcctgcctccatccatccattcaccTCTAACCAAACATGGACTTAGGGAACTTAGtaccttggggagttgggcagtgAAAGCCAACTACCCCTATTTTTCTACTGTATatcaaaagaaacaacaacaatcccaaaaCACTTTCTCACTTCGCAGGCTGCTCCTGgtctgacacacagagagaaaaaacctttttcttcctctctcgaGGGAgaatttgtggacatccaatgaaccTTGGAAGATacaagacagagaaaagaaacaggtaggtagtcgtgtcggtccgccatagtcaaaacaaaataaaaaataaaaaaaatacttccagaagcaccttagagaccaactaagtttgttcttggtatgagctttcgtgtgcatgtacacttcttcagataaagtacttttttaatgcagtgcataaactatggaacttgcttccacaagGAAGCAacaatagccaccaacttggatgg is a window from the Lacerta agilis isolate rLacAgi1 chromosome 8, rLacAgi1.pri, whole genome shotgun sequence genome containing:
- the CMKLR1 gene encoding chemokine-like receptor 1; the encoded protein is MDLPYNFTDYYDDSSRYYSDDYYITTDESHRTKEPAQDFTFITRIFALLIFTVTCILGLLGNGLVIAVITLKMKKSVNAIWFLNLAVADFLFNVFLPLNIAYTAMGYHWVFGKGMCKVNTFLLILNMYTSVFLLTMISIDRCISVAFPVWSQNHRNPKIAWFLCALIWVLGFLLSSPALLFRDTAMYQDRVICFNNYSLSSLSTHHHLGDKRHKTVTILRFLAGFIVPMTVITVCYIIIIARLKRNRLAKSKKPLRIIIAIIMTFFFCWCPYHVLNLMETQHHFLSKTILENGIPIVTAIAVSNSCMNPVLYVFMGQDFKKFKVTVLSRLANALSEDTVHSTIARRSFTKPSSMSEKETILV